The region GTGTATCGGCCGGAGTGCGAGACGTTGCCGAAGCTGGTTGCGTTTCGCGACTGGCTGATGGTGGAAGCGGCGGCGGGCTAGCCGCCGCGCGCTTACTGGATGCGGGTGTCTGGATGGGCGCGCCGCGCCCATCTGGCGGAACGCTTACAGATAGCTGCACACGTAGTCGAGCGTTTCGACCACATCGATATCGAAACGGCTCTTGCCTGGCACCGAGAACGACTCGCCGGCGCTGTAGGTCTGCCATGCGTCGCTGCCTTCCAGACGGATACGGCACTGGCCGGCTTGCACTTCCATGAGTTCCGGCGCGTCCGTGCCGAAGTTCAGCGCGCCCGGCAGAATGACGCCGAGCGTCTTGCGCGAACCGTCGGCGAACAGCACGGTGTGCGAGACGCATTTGCCGTCGAAGTACACATTGGCACGTTTGATAACGGAAACTTGGTCGAATTGCGTGGCGGCCGTCATGGCGGTCTTCCTCCGGTTTGAATGAATGATGTCGTGGCGCGCGGCTATCGCCGCGGAACCCGCAATCATACAGGGTGTGGGGAGGATGGCCGGCTGGCGGCTGCTCGAATGAACGAGCGGTGCAGGAGAAGTACAGAAGTTCTGGCGATCCGCGATGACGAGTCCCGGCCGGCGCCATGTCGAATGCAGAGATATCCGTTAAGTCAACCACCCCGCAACTGCCTCGACCGTCGCCGCGCCTTTAAGATTGCTTCGCGATAAGCGCCACGCCAACCTTCGACGGTGTCTGCAGCATCGCATGGACCACAGTGGACGACCAGAGCATGACGATGCCCGTGGCGGTCTGACCAGGGTACGCGCAAGCGGTCGTTCCGAACTGCACCGACATGTCGAAGACGTTGCCTTGTGCATGCGGAGCAACCGTGCCGGTAAACGTGCAACCGCTTGTCGCGGAACCTGTCACCTTGCCCGCGGAATCGATGGTGAAAGTGGAGGCGTCCCCGCCTTGAGAGAGCAGCATGGTTCCGCGATACGTACCTGCAATCGACGGCAACGACGGTGTCTGATCGAAGTTCGTCTGGTAGGTCTGATGGGTCGTGATCTTCGTACCGTTGCCGTAGGTGACAGCGGCATCTAACGACTGCTTTGCCGAATAGGTGCCTGTCACCGTGACAGCGTTCGTGCCCTGTCCCAGCAGGTTGTAGTCGATCCCGGAACCGCCGCTCAGTGCCCCGGCGCTCGACTGGGTTGTCCCGACGACAAAGCCTCCATAGACATTGGGCTGCCCAACCGCACCATACTGAACATAGACCGCGCCGGTATCGAGGACGATCGTGTCCACTACCCGATTGTCGGAAGTAACTCCGTTGTACTCTCCAGCAGCGGTCGGTGTTGTCACCGGTGTGCTGGCGCTCGCTTTTCCATCCCCGTCACCACCACCGCCGCCACCACACCCCGCCAGAAGAACTGCCGCTGCTGCTGCAGCTGTAATTAGCCCTTTCATTTCTTCTCCGTTATTGGTCTGCCATTTGGCCGACGGCGAGTGTAATACTTCGTAATAGATATGGGAATGACTCGTTTAGGAGGCGGGGCCTAATGCGCTGGCGAGTAGAAAGAGTTATCGCGCACTGAAGTTGTAAAGCTCAATTTCATCTCGCGCGAAATGCGCGCGAGCTTCTCTACAATGCGCAAATCTGAACGGCCGATTGCCACTCATGGACATCACCAGACTTCTCCTGCTCGGTTCGGTTATTTCAGTCTTATGTACTACGACGAGCCCATCGTTCGCCGCCCCCGACGAAGACCAACTCGGCAAGGCGTCAGGTTATCCAATAGGCAATGCCGAGAACTGGTTCTACGACGAATCGGTACGCGTCGGCTCGTTCAGTCATCAAGGCGAGATTCCGCATGTCTTTGGCGGCGATTCACATCGCCTTGCGCCGAGCAGCGAGCCGATGCCATTACCCAGAGCCGAAAAGGAACGACCTGTGTGCTGGAATAGCGTCGATGCACATAACCTGACAGTCGACGACTACCTCGCGCGTCACCGCATCATGGGTCTGATGATCGTGAAGGACGGCGTGATCCAGGTCGAGCGCTATCAATACGACCGCAAACCCACCGACCGCTTTCTATCCAATTCGATGGTCAAGTCGATCACGTCGCTGGGGATCGGCATTGCGCTGCGTGAAGGCAAGATTCATTCACTGGACGATCGGGCCGATGTCTACGCGCCTGAACTCACCGGCACGCTATACGGCGAAACCACGATCCGCAATCTGCTGCATATGTCGTCCGGCGCAAAATTCACCGAGATCTACAACGGTGCCGACGACGCTGCGCATTTCGGCAAAGTCGCCACACGCGAAGGCTTGCAGGCCGCCGCGCGCACCGTCACCGAACGCGCCGTGCCGCAAGGCGCGCAGTTCAACTACGCAAGCGCGCAGACCGACATGCTCGGACTCGTGCTGCGCGGCGCGACCGGCATGAACCTGAGCGATTACCTGGCATCGCGGTTATGGCAACCCATCGGCGCCGCCGATGCGGCGCTATGGCGCGCCGACCGCTTCGGCCAGGAACGCGCGAGCGGTGGCTTCAATGCGACGCTCGCGGACTATGCGCGGCTCGCCGTGGTACTGGCCAACGACGGCGTGCGCCCGGATGACCCGCAACACACGCAGATCGTGCCGCGCGATTATCTGCTCGATGCAACCGACTGGCATCGGCAGCCTGAAGCGTTTCAGCCGCATCACGCGTCGCCGTATTATGGTTACGGCTATCAGTTCTGGCTCTTTCCCGGCGAGAAGCGCCGCTTCGCAATGCTCGGCGTTTATGGACAAATGATCTTCATCGACCCCGAGCGAAAACTGGTGATGGTACAGACCGCCGCGAACGCGACGGCAAAGGTCGGTGGCGGCGGGACGTCGCTCAGTAAGGAAGCGGATGAGTTCTGGCGCGGCGTGGAGCGCGGATGTGGTGATACGGCTTTATGACCGCCTGGATAGCTCACGTGAGCACACGCATCTTTCTGCGGTTGATCACGCGATACTTGCTGAATGCGGGTTGATATGGAAGCGACGTCAAGACGTGCTCAAATTCCACTCTTCCCGCCGCATTCAGATCGGTTGCGCGGACAACTGGATTGCGGGCAACTCGTCGAGACTCCGGTACACCGGTTTCTGTTGCTGACGCGCGAGGCGCTCGTCTTCATCCGCTCCCTTCGATTCACCCTCGATACGAAAGACCGCATCGCATTGATCGATCAGGCGACTCGCCACCGGGTACAGAAACGATTCGCTGATCGCATCGCCGAGCGCTGTCGAGCCGGCCACCGCGGCCAGCGGCAAGGCGACCCACTCGCCGATCAGCGGCATGTGGCCGCGCTGATAAACCTGTAGCGCTGCTTGTTCCAGTCGTTCGAGATTGCGCGCGATGCGCGCGGGATCGCCTTGCGTGCCGCTTCGATAAGGCCCGGCGATGAGAATCAGTTGCGGGTTCATGGCGTAGGTCGCTCCTTGGGTGATGAATCGATCGTACAAGCGTTGCAATGCTGGCTTGCATGATATCGTGCATATTCGTGCAATAACAAGAAAAATCGTGCAAATGGCGGCGACAAAAAACGGCACGGGCGGAAGTCCGCGTGCCGTGCCGTTAGCCGCTATGGGGGCGCTGCCGCTTACGTTGCCGCTTACGTTGCCGCTGTCACAGCGTGAACCGCTTCCACCGCCGTGCCGCCGTTCACGGCGTCCTGCCAACGCTGCACATAGGCCGGTGTTCCGCGCGGCGCGGCCGCGACAATGGGCGTGCGTGGTTGCAGCGCCATCGGCAGCACGCCGGCCCATACCGGGAGAGGCAGATCGGCTTCATCGTCCTCGGGACCGCCATCGCTGACTTTCGACGCGGCCTCGTCCAGCGCAATACGCAGGATCGTCGTGGCCGCGAGTTCGTTCGCGTCGCCAGGGCGCGCCTCGCTCGAACGGCCCGGCGCAATGTGTTCCATCAGCGCGTCGAGCGCCGCTGATTTGAACTCCGCGGCGACCACTTCAAACACGCCGTAAATCACAGCGGAGCGGTAGTTCATCGAATGATTGAATGCCGAGCGCGCGAGCACCAGGCCGTCGAGATGCGTGATCGTCACGCAGACCTGCGCGCCGCTTGCCGCCAGCTTCAGCATGCGACTGCCGTTGGAGCCGTGAATGTACAGATGCTCGCCCTCGCGCCAGCAAGCGGTGGGAATGCAGTGGACGCCGTGCTCGTCGGCGAAGGCCACGTGGCACACATAGGCTGCGTCGAGAATGGCATGCAGCGTGGCGCGGTCGTAGTGGCCGCGTTGCGCGAGACGGCGGATGCGGCTGCGCTCGGTGGGCGGCGCGGCTTCGGGAACGGACATGACGGCACTTCCTGTTGCGTGATCGAAAGGGCTCACACGATAGAAAAAACGGGACGTGATTTGTAGACCCACCGGGAATGGTATTTTTGGAGCCATGACGGCGGCCCGCCGATCGATCGTGAGCGAATGAAGCGATGTACTTTAAAGTTCTCTCCTCATGCAGCGAGAGAACATCGCGTTCACCGCGCGGGCCCTTGAATCCGGTCGATCTGCTCGTTGAGTCGAGTAATCGAATTCGATAGAAACGCCGCTCTCGCGTCGAGCCGGCTCAGCAGCAGCGTCACGACCAGAATCGCGATGGAAAACGGAATGACTGCCATGGCGAGCCATTGCGGTTTGATTCCGCCCGCCGCGCCGCAAATCGAACCGACCGGGAAATCCGCCGCGGCCATGCCGGTGTAGTGCATGCCGGCAATCGCCACGCCCATGACGCAGGCCGCGCCGACCCGCTTGCGCATCAGGTGATTGGGGCCGGCAAGACGAAGCGTGTTGGCGAGCCACAGCGCCGCCGTGGAAGCGGCAATCGCAATCACGATCGACGCCGCGAAGATCGTGGTGTCGTACTGAATGGCGGGCTTCATCAACATTGCGGCCATGCCGACGTAATGCATGCCGGAAATGCCGAGTCCCATCAGCGTGCCGCCGGCCAGCAAGCCGGAAATTTTCAGCCGGTCGAGCGTCACGACGTGCAGCGCGAACCAGGAAACGAGTACGGCAATGACGAGCGAATAACCCGTAATTGCAAAGTCGTAGCCAATGGGAATGTTCAACGAGAACGACAGCATGCCGATGAAATGCATCGACCAGATGCCGATGCCCATCGCCAATGCGCCGCCTGCCAGCCACATCTGCCGCGTTCGCGCGTAAGCGAGTAGGGAGATGCGGTCGGCAAGGTCGAGTGCCGTGTAGGACGCGAGTGTCGCGACGACCAGAGAGAAGGCGACCAGCCCCAGGTTGTAGCTGCTTTGCATGGGTCGATGACTTTCAAAAGAGCTGGATTAAAAGCTCGATTAATGAAAAACGACTAGCGTTCGCGAGGATTTTTAAGGATGCAAAAGGCGACCTCGTACCTCGCACTGTTCCGTGCGTTGATGAATGTATTCAGTGTTTCACGTTGCCGTGGTGCAAGCGGATTGCCGGGTATTTTGCTTCTTGTTCGCGCAATGCGGCTCACGATAAAGCAGTCCGCAATCTAAAGCAAGTAGATTGCATGCTTCATAAAAGTACGATCCTTGTCAGAAGGCGCCGGTCAATTTATCTAATGCTTAATGCATGTGCGTTGTGCATCGGGTACTCACTTTTCATCGCCTTCGTCGTTCTTTTCCGCGCTCGATTGCTCGATGCCGAGTTCCGTCAATAGCCAGCTCTTGAACGTATCGAAGGCCTGATGATGGTGAAGCCGCTTCGGATACACCAGATAGTGGCCCACGTACGGCACTTCCCGCGTACTGCCGATTAGTGGACACATCAAGGTGCCGCGTTGCAGCTCACGTTCGGCGAGCAAGGTCGATTCGAGCACGACGCCGAGTCCATCCACGGCGGCTGCGATCGCCATCGAACTGCGGTCGAAACGCAGGCCGTATTGATTCGGCGGCGTCAGATTGTTGGCTTCGAACCAGCCCTTCCACTGAAACAGCTGAACGTCGCACTGAATCAGCGTGTGTTCGTAAAGATCCTCCGGGCGCCGGATGTGTCGCGCGAGCTCGGGTGTGCAAAGCGGCGTCAGCTTCTCGAGCGCGAGTGGAATCTTTTCGTACGGCGACGGCTTCGGCTCGCCGTACACGATGTCGAGATCGAAGTCGTCGTCCTCGAAATGGGCGTAATCCGTGCTCGCCGAGAAACGCAGATCGATCCTGGGATTTTCCCTGACGAAACTCGCGAGTCGCGGCAATAGCCATTGCGTCGCGAAACTCGGCGCGGTGTGCAGGCGCAACGGACTGGGCGTGTCGGTCGTCACGAGCGCGAGGCCACGGCGCATTTCCTCCATGCCGCGCTGCACGTGTTCGAGCAGGATCGCGCCTTCGCGCGTCAGTTTGACTTCACGCGTGCTGCGCTGGAACAGACGCAGCGCGACGGTTTCCTCGAGCTTGCGGATGGAATGACTGACGGCGCTCGGCGACAGATCGAGTTCCTGCGCCGCGTTCGCGAACGACGCAGTGCGGCCGGCGGCTTCGAAAACGCGCAGGAATGGTAGCGGAAGTTTGCGGGTGGGCTTCATGCGTGAAATCCATTCATGAATAGGTGCAATCTTTTCTTTTGTCGGCAGGATTTGGCCAATGATACGCTGGCTCTGCGTCGAACTGGCTTGAAACTGATGAATGGAAAACATCTGTTCGGGCCGGCTCGCCGACAGACTGATGCAGCCTCAACGCATTTCGGAAAGACATTCAGGACGGAGACATGACCACCATCACCGACACGCGCCGGCAGGACGTTGCCGCGGCCCCCGGCATTCACGCCGATCTCGCGCACCACGCTTACCGTATCCGTCGCTTCGCGCTGCGCATGGGCGAAGTACAGGGTCAGGGCTATATCGGCCAGGCGCTTGGCCTCGCCGACGTGCTCGCCGTCGCGTTCTGCCACGCGATGAACCTGCGCCCCGACGAACCCGAATGGGAAGGTCGCGACCGGTTTCTGCTGTCGCACGGCCATTACGCGATTGCTTTGTACGCGGCACTGATCGAGGCGGGCGTGATTCCCGAGGCGGAACTGGAAACCTACGGCTCCGACGACAGCCGCCTGCCGATGTCCGGCATGGCGAGCTACACCCCCGGCATGGAAATGTCGGGCGGCTCGCTCGGCCAGGGGCTCAGCATCGCGGTCGGCATGGCACTCGGTCTGCGGCAGAAGCGCAACCCGGCATGGGTGATCAACTCGATGTCGGACGGCGAACTCGACGAAGGCGCGACATGGGAAGCGGCGATGTCGGCGGCGCATCATGGGCTCGGCAATCTGATCGTGCTGGTGGACGTGAACCAGCAGCAGGCCGACGGTCCGTCGCAACGCATTCTCGGTTTCGAACCGCTCGCCGATAAATGGCGCGCGTTCGGCTGGCACGTGCAGCGTGTCGACGGCAACGATCTCGCGGCCGTGGTCGCGGCGTTCGATCAGGCGCGCGTCGTCGGTGAACCCGTGCCGCGCGTGATCCTGTTCGATACGCTGATGGGCAAGGGCGTACCGTTCCTCGAACAACGCGAGAAAAACCACTTCATTCGCGTCGATCCGGAAGAATGGCAGCAGGCCATCGCCGTACTCGACGCCGCACAACCGGCCGCAGGAGACCACGCATGAGCGCCGTCATCAACAAACCGCGCCTGACGACCTCGGCGATGATCGCGTCGATTGCCGCGGAAGGCCAACGCACCACCGCCGCGCCGTTCGGTCATGCTCTCGTCGCGGAAGCGGCGAAGCGGCCGAACATCGTCGGCATGACGGCGGATCTGTCGAAGTACACCGACCTGCATATCTTCGCGAACGAGTATCCCGAGCGCCATTTCCAGATGGGCATGGCCGAACAGTTGCTGATGGGCGCGGCCGGCGGCATGGCGAAGGAAGGCTTCATTCCGTTCGCCACCACCTATGCCGTGTTCGCCACGCGCCGCGCGTACGATTTCATTCACCAGGTGATCGCCGAGGAAAACCTCAACGTGAAGATCTGCGCCGCGTTGCCGGGTTTGACGACGGGCTACGGGCCGAGTCACCAGGCAACCGAGGACATCGCGCTGATGCGCGGCATCCCCGGCCTGACGATCGTCGATCCATGCGATGCGCTCGATACCGAACAGGCGGTTGCCGCGATCGCCGCGCACGATGGTCCCGTGTATATGCGTCTGCTGCGCGGCAAGGTGCCGCTGGTGCTCGACGAGTACGACTATCGGTTCGAACTCGGCAAGGCAAAGTTGCTGCGCGACGGCCGGGATGTACTGATCATCTCGTCCGGGATCATGACGATGCGCGCGCTCGAAGCCGCGCAGGCGCTCGGCGACGGCGCCGCCGACGTCGCGGTGCTGCACGTGCCGACCATCAAGCCGCTCGACGAAGCGACCATCGTCGAAGCATGCCGTCGCACGGGGCGGCTGGTGATCGTCGCGGAGAATCACAGTTGTGTCGGCGGATTGGGCGAAGCCGTTGCCACGGCGTTGATGCGCGCGCGCGTGCAGCCGGTGTTCCGCCAGATCGCGCTACCCGACGCGTATCTCGCGGCGGGCGCCTTGCCGACGCTGCACGACCGTTACGGCATTTCGACGTCGTCGCTGGTGGGCAGCATCAAACAATGGCTGGCGTAAGGAGATCGCGATGAAGGTGACTTTCGTAGGCGTGGGCGCGATCGGTTTGCCGATGGCGTTGCGCATCCAGCAGGCGGGGCATGCGGTGACCGGCGTGGATGTCTTCGGCCGCGCGCGAGAAAACGCGCAGATGAGCGGCATCGATGCGGTCGACGCGATCGGCGCGGCGCCCGCCGCCGAAATCGTCGTGGTGATGGTGGCGACGCCGGAGCATCTGGCGACACTCGTCGACGAAGCTGTCGGCGGCATCGTCGAGGGACAGACATGGATCGTCATGTCGACGGTCGGCCCCGCAAGCGTGCGCGAGCAGGGCGAGCGTCTGCGCGCGGCCGGCGCGCACGTGGTCGATGCGCCGGTAACGGGTGGCGTCGCGCGGGCGAAGACCGGGCAACTGGTGATTTTCGCCGCCGGGGAACAGGCGGACGTGGACCGCGTATCACCGGTGCTGAATGCGATGGGCAACGTACGCGTGACGGGCCGTCAACTCGGCGACGGTCAGAGCATCAAGGTCGTGAACCAGCATCTGTGCTCGGTGCACATCGTGGCCGCCGCCGAAGCGTTGAACCTTGCCGCGTCGCTCGGGCTCGATCCGGCTGCGGTGCTCAAGCTGATCGAAACCGGCGCGGCCGGCTCGTGGATGCTGTCGGATCGCGGGCCGCGCATGGTGGCCGGCAACGACGTCGAGGTCACGAGCGCGATCAACATCTTCGTGAAGGACAGCGGGCTCGTGAATGCGGCGGCTTCCCAATGCGGCGCGGACGTGCCGCTACTGAGGATCGCGCACGAGCGATACCAGCAGGCCGCCGATGCCGGACTCGGACTGCGCGACGACAGCCGGGTCATCGAAACCTGGCGTTGATATTCATCGATTAGAACGATTCGGAGACAACAGCATGAGTACTTCATCCGCGACACTTCCCGCGAAAGACAATCCAGTCAAGGTGTCTTTTGCCTCGATGATCGGCTCGGCGGTGGAGAGCTACGATTTCTTCATTTACGGCACCGCCGCCGCCGGCTGGTTCGGCAAGATATTCTTTCACACGAACGAGCCGATCGTCGGCATTCTCGCGGCCTTCGCGACGCTGGCCGTGGGCTTTCTGATGCGGCCATTCGGCGGCTATCTGGCGGGGCATTACGGTGACCGCCTGGGCCGCAAGACGGTGTTGTTCTGGTCGTTGCTCGCGATGGGTGCCGCGACGGTTTTGATCGGCGCATTGCCTACGTATGATCAGGTCGGCGTGCTCGCGCCGGTGCTGCTGATCCTGCTGCGCATGGTGCAGGGCATCGGCTTCGGTGCGGAGTGGGGCGGCGCGGTGCTGATGGCATGCGAGCATGCGCCGGCTAAACGGCGCGGTTTTTTCGGCGCGGTGCCGCAGGTGGGCATTCCGTTGGGGCTGCTGCTGGCGAATGGCGCGTTCCTGTTGTCGTCGAATCTGTTCGAAGGCAACTGGGTGTGGCGCGCGCCGTTTCTGGTGTCGTTCGTGATGGTAGCCATCGGCATCTTCATTCGGTTGAGCGTGAAGGAGTCGCCGGCATTCGAGGCGATCAAGGCAAGCGATACGATCGTGCGGCAGCCGGCATTGCAGGTCATCCGCAACGACTGGCGGATGATCCTGAAGATCATCGGCTTGCGGATGGCGGAGACGGGTGGCTATTACATCACCACGAGTTTCATGCTGTCGTACGTGATGCTTGCGCATGTGTCCGCGAAAGAGAATGTGTTGTGGGGCACGATGATCGGCTCCGCACTCGGGCTCGGTAGTCATCTTTTATATGGCGCATTGAGCGATCGCCTCGGACGACGTCCGCTGTTTCTGTTCGGCGCGCTATTCACGATCGCATTCGGTCTGCCGATGTTCATGTTGATCAATACCGGCGCAGTACTCATGGTGATTACCGCCGTGACGCTATCGCTATTGTTCAGTCACGATCCGATCTTCGCGGTCGAGTCGAGCTGGTTCTCCGA is a window of Paraburkholderia sp. D15 DNA encoding:
- a CDS encoding MFS transporter, whose product is MSTSSATLPAKDNPVKVSFASMIGSAVESYDFFIYGTAAAGWFGKIFFHTNEPIVGILAAFATLAVGFLMRPFGGYLAGHYGDRLGRKTVLFWSLLAMGAATVLIGALPTYDQVGVLAPVLLILLRMVQGIGFGAEWGGAVLMACEHAPAKRRGFFGAVPQVGIPLGLLLANGAFLLSSNLFEGNWVWRAPFLVSFVMVAIGIFIRLSVKESPAFEAIKASDTIVRQPALQVIRNDWRMILKIIGLRMAETGGYYITTSFMLSYVMLAHVSAKENVLWGTMIGSALGLGSHLLYGALSDRLGRRPLFLFGALFTIAFGLPMFMLINTGAVLMVITAVTLSLLFSHDPIFAVESSWFSEQFPANVRSSGISLGYNGASVVAGLLPFIATGLYGVVGWMGPAIMFSLLGVVSSLCALSMRETAPAVVERRADVSSMSRNKVGMR
- a CDS encoding LysR substrate-binding domain-containing protein; its protein translation is MKPTRKLPLPFLRVFEAAGRTASFANAAQELDLSPSAVSHSIRKLEETVALRLFQRSTREVKLTREGAILLEHVQRGMEEMRRGLALVTTDTPSPLRLHTAPSFATQWLLPRLASFVRENPRIDLRFSASTDYAHFEDDDFDLDIVYGEPKPSPYEKIPLALEKLTPLCTPELARHIRRPEDLYEHTLIQCDVQLFQWKGWFEANNLTPPNQYGLRFDRSSMAIAAAVDGLGVVLESTLLAERELQRGTLMCPLIGSTREVPYVGHYLVYPKRLHHHQAFDTFKSWLLTELGIEQSSAEKNDEGDEK
- a CDS encoding NAD(P)-dependent oxidoreductase, coding for MAMKVTFVGVGAIGLPMALRIQQAGHAVTGVDVFGRARENAQMSGIDAVDAIGAAPAAEIVVVMVATPEHLATLVDEAVGGIVEGQTWIVMSTVGPASVREQGERLRAAGAHVVDAPVTGGVARAKTGQLVIFAAGEQADVDRVSPVLNAMGNVRVTGRQLGDGQSIKVVNQHLCSVHIVAAAEALNLAASLGLDPAAVLKLIETGAAGSWMLSDRGPRMVAGNDVEVTSAINIFVKDSGLVNAAASQCGADVPLLRIAHERYQQAADAGLGLRDDSRVIETWR
- a CDS encoding DUF4406 domain-containing protein; translation: MNPQLILIAGPYRSGTQGDPARIARNLERLEQAALQVYQRGHMPLIGEWVALPLAAVAGSTALGDAISESFLYPVASRLIDQCDAVFRIEGESKGADEDERLARQQQKPVYRSLDELPAIQLSAQPI
- a CDS encoding transketolase yields the protein MTTITDTRRQDVAAAPGIHADLAHHAYRIRRFALRMGEVQGQGYIGQALGLADVLAVAFCHAMNLRPDEPEWEGRDRFLLSHGHYAIALYAALIEAGVIPEAELETYGSDDSRLPMSGMASYTPGMEMSGGSLGQGLSIAVGMALGLRQKRNPAWVINSMSDGELDEGATWEAAMSAAHHGLGNLIVLVDVNQQQADGPSQRILGFEPLADKWRAFGWHVQRVDGNDLAAVVAAFDQARVVGEPVPRVILFDTLMGKGVPFLEQREKNHFIRVDPEEWQQAIAVLDAAQPAAGDHA
- a CDS encoding pyridoxamine 5'-phosphate oxidase family protein, whose translation is MSVPEAAPPTERSRIRRLAQRGHYDRATLHAILDAAYVCHVAFADEHGVHCIPTACWREGEHLYIHGSNGSRMLKLAASGAQVCVTITHLDGLVLARSAFNHSMNYRSAVIYGVFEVVAAEFKSAALDALMEHIAPGRSSEARPGDANELAATTILRIALDEAASKVSDGGPEDDEADLPLPVWAGVLPMALQPRTPIVAAAPRGTPAYVQRWQDAVNGGTAVEAVHAVTAAT
- a CDS encoding MHYT domain-containing protein; this translates as MQSSYNLGLVAFSLVVATLASYTALDLADRISLLAYARTRQMWLAGGALAMGIGIWSMHFIGMLSFSLNIPIGYDFAITGYSLVIAVLVSWFALHVVTLDRLKISGLLAGGTLMGLGISGMHYVGMAAMLMKPAIQYDTTIFAASIVIAIAASTAALWLANTLRLAGPNHLMRKRVGAACVMGVAIAGMHYTGMAAADFPVGSICGAAGGIKPQWLAMAVIPFSIAILVVTLLLSRLDARAAFLSNSITRLNEQIDRIQGPAR
- a CDS encoding serine hydrolase gives rise to the protein MDITRLLLLGSVISVLCTTTSPSFAAPDEDQLGKASGYPIGNAENWFYDESVRVGSFSHQGEIPHVFGGDSHRLAPSSEPMPLPRAEKERPVCWNSVDAHNLTVDDYLARHRIMGLMIVKDGVIQVERYQYDRKPTDRFLSNSMVKSITSLGIGIALREGKIHSLDDRADVYAPELTGTLYGETTIRNLLHMSSGAKFTEIYNGADDAAHFGKVATREGLQAAARTVTERAVPQGAQFNYASAQTDMLGLVLRGATGMNLSDYLASRLWQPIGAADAALWRADRFGQERASGGFNATLADYARLAVVLANDGVRPDDPQHTQIVPRDYLLDATDWHRQPEAFQPHHASPYYGYGYQFWLFPGEKRRFAMLGVYGQMIFIDPERKLVMVQTAANATAKVGGGGTSLSKEADEFWRGVERGCGDTAL
- a CDS encoding transketolase family protein yields the protein MSAVINKPRLTTSAMIASIAAEGQRTTAAPFGHALVAEAAKRPNIVGMTADLSKYTDLHIFANEYPERHFQMGMAEQLLMGAAGGMAKEGFIPFATTYAVFATRRAYDFIHQVIAEENLNVKICAALPGLTTGYGPSHQATEDIALMRGIPGLTIVDPCDALDTEQAVAAIAAHDGPVYMRLLRGKVPLVLDEYDYRFELGKAKLLRDGRDVLIISSGIMTMRALEAAQALGDGAADVAVLHVPTIKPLDEATIVEACRRTGRLVIVAENHSCVGGLGEAVATALMRARVQPVFRQIALPDAYLAAGALPTLHDRYGISTSSLVGSIKQWLA
- a CDS encoding pyrimidine/purine nucleoside phosphorylase; amino-acid sequence: MTAATQFDQVSVIKRANVYFDGKCVSHTVLFADGSRKTLGVILPGALNFGTDAPELMEVQAGQCRIRLEGSDAWQTYSAGESFSVPGKSRFDIDVVETLDYVCSYL